One genomic region from Tripterygium wilfordii isolate XIE 37 chromosome 20, ASM1340144v1, whole genome shotgun sequence encodes:
- the LOC119987133 gene encoding protein PLANT CADMIUM RESISTANCE 6-like, with translation MDQNDSEAPAYQTQDQTQVQYEVANETNFATSTTHQENYINEEYQQPDPYQPQNNPPPQQNEQPPPPPPPAAQQQPQQYPPPQQVYQAYGAPPSGRPAQFPAQSPMNNPAMYQNGFQPQNNAPYTNGLNQQQTAYPPQGPQFAQARPAQFPAQSPQNNPMYANGINNPTAYPPQGPHPTTGNNYNPQPNFPPKPATQAFSQANMQIPTSPVNYGIPVKQNTYVLQTTGNEGWTSGLFDCMNDPMNALMTAFFPCLTFGQIAEIVDEGHTTCGTSGILYGAIAFLIGCPCILSCTYRTKMRNKYGLVEAPAPDWATHFLCEWCALCQEYRELNQRGLDPSIGWQGNVVRMQQQQQQQVAMMPPMNQTMMG, from the exons ATGGATCAAAATGATTCAGAAGCCCCTGCTTACCAAACCCAAGATCAAACTCAAGTTCAGTACGAAGTAGCCAATGAAACCAATTTTGCTACTTCAACTACCCACCAGGAGAATTATATCAATGAGGAGTACCAACAGCCAGATCCATATCAACCCCAAAATAACCCACCACCCCAACAAAACgaacaaccaccaccaccaccgccccCGGCGGCCCAACAGCAACCACAACAATACCCGCCACCGCAACAAGTTTATCAGGCCTATGGTGCTCCTCCATCTGGTCGGCCAGCCCAGTTTCCTGCACAAAGCCCAATGAACAACCCTGCAATGTATCAAAATGGGTTCCAACCTCAAAACAATGCTCCCTACACAAATGGGCTGAATCAGCAGCAGACAGCATACCCACCGCAAGGCCCACAGTTCGCACAAGCCCGGCCTGCTCAGTTCCCAGCCCAAAGCCCTCAAAACAACCCAATGTACGCGAATGGGATTAATAACCCAACCGCATACCCACCTCAAGGCCCACATCCCACAACAGGGAATAATTATAATCCTCAACCCAATTTCCCTCCAAAACCTGCAACACAAGCTTTCTCGCAGGCAAATATGCAAATTCCAACTTCGCCAGTTAATTACGGTATTCCGGTGAAGCAAAATACATATGTACTGCAGACGACCGGGAACGAGGGCTGGACATCCGGGTTGTTTGATTGCATGAATGATCCCATGAATG CTCTAATGACAGCTTTCTTCCCCTGCTTGACGTTTGGACAGATTGCAGAAATTGTTGACGAGGGACATACCA CTTGCGGGACAAGTGGAATATTGTACGGTGCGATTGCTTTCTTGATTGGATGTCCATGTATCTTGTCGTGTACATACCGTACAAAGATGAGGAACAAATACGGACTGGTGGAAGCCCCTGCACCGGATTGGGCCACCCACTTCCTCTGTGAGTGGTGCGCTCTTTGTCAAGAATACAGAGAACTTAATCAAAGAGGCCTCGACCCTTCCATCG GATGGCAGGGAAATGTTGTAAGaatgcagcagcagcagcagcaacaagtTGCTATGATGCCTCCAATGAACCAGACGATGATGGGTTGA
- the LOC119986442 gene encoding LOW QUALITY PROTEIN: peptidyl-tRNA hydrolase, chloroplastic-like (The sequence of the model RefSeq protein was modified relative to this genomic sequence to represent the inferred CDS: inserted 1 base in 1 codon), whose protein sequence is MSGFSNFLPPSATISTDSSAVTTETEPQAVPKPKQHQQWLIVGLGNPGWIFQGTRHNVGFEMLDAIAEANGISVTSVSFKALVGKGFIENVPVMLAKPQTFMNLSGESVGAIVSYYKIPLKQVLVIFDDLDLPFAKLRLLPKGGHGGQNGMRSIIDHFNGSRDFPRLRIGIGRPPGKTGPXQFVLRSFSKQEREELNFTFERGVEAVRILLLEGFNKAATYVNSVKPVEQLAAGK, encoded by the exons ATGTCTGGATTCTCAAATTTTCTTCCTCCGTCGGCCACTATTTCGACTGATTCTTCTGCCGTTACCACGGAGACGGAGCCTCAGGCGGTACCTAAGCCTAAGCAGCACCAACAGTGGCTTATTGTCGGCCTTGGGAACCCCGGCTGGATATTCCAAGGCACCCGCCACAAC GTTGGTTTTGAGATGCTAGACGCAATAGCTGAAGCCAATGGGATATCTGTGACCAGTGTTTCCTTTAAAGCCCTTGTTGGAAAAG GTTTTATTGAAAATGTTCCCGTAATGCTTGCCAAACCACAAACTTTTATGAATTTAAGTGGCGAGTCT GTAGGGGCCATTGTTTCATATTACAAGATTCCATTAAAGCAAGTACTAGTG ATTTTTGATGACTTAGATTTGCCTTTTGCCAAATTGCGGCTGTTGCCAAAAGGCGGACATGGAGGACAAAATGG aATGAGAAGTATCATAGATCACTTCAACGGGAGCCGTGATTTTCCTCGGTTAAGAATTG GTATTGGACGGCCTCCTGGGAAGACAGGTC GTCAATTTGTTCTTCGATCCTTTAGTAAGCAAGAGCGAGAAGAG ttgaattttacttttgaacgTGGTGTGGAAGCAGTGCGAATTCTTTTACTTGAGGGGTTCAACAAAGCTGCAACATATGTTAACAGTGTCAAACCAGTGGAACAACTAGCTGCAGGAAAGTGA
- the LOC119987132 gene encoding protein CASP-like, whose translation MDSPQAGPERERSNPSSSPILVISSFWKDFDLEKEKSVLDEQGLRIAENQENSQKNRRKLAESTRDFKKASPEEKLNLFNSLLKGYQEEVDNLTKRAKFGENAFLNIYQKLYEAPDPYPALASIAEQDLKLSELESENRKMKVELEEFRTEATHLKNQQATIRRLEERNRQLEQQMEEKVKEIVDIKQRSLAEENQKTLEALKEREQSLQDQLRHAKDSVSNMQKLHELAQSKLFELRAQSDEDGAAKQSEVNLLMDEVERAQTRLLTLEREKGLLRSQLQTANEDTTNKKSDNVDSSSILETSLSAKEKIISELNMELHNIETTLSNEREQHLNEMKKLNSLLKEKDVALDEMKKELQARPTTKIVDDLRKKVKILQAVGYNSIEAEDWEVATSGEEMSKMESLLLDKNRKMEHEFTQLKIKLSEKTSSLGAAEGKISELTSKVNEQQKLVQKLEDDILKGYNSKERKGGLFNDWDLSEAGGTELSENADPKHVSADQDQSSMLKVICNQRDRFRTRLRETEEEIRQLKEKIGALTVELEKTKADNVKLYGKIRYVQDYNLDKVVSRGSKKHSEDLESGFSSDVESKYKKIYEDDINPFAAFSKKERDLRYKELGFRDKITLNSGRFLLGNKYARTFAFFYTIGLHLLVFTLLYRMSALSHLSNGLDESLVADNVNLPRAV comes from the exons ATGGATTCCCCGCAAGCTGGacccgagagagagagatcaaacCCTTCCTCTTCTCCTATTCTCGTCATTTCCAGTTTCTGGAAAG ACTTTGAtttggagaaggaaaagagtgtGCTGGATGAGCAAGGACTTAGGATAGCTGAAAACCAGGAAAATAGCCAGAAAAACCGGCGGAAACTTGCAGAGAGCACAAGAG ATTTCAAGAAAGCTTCACCAGAGGAAAAGTTAAACTTGTTTAATTCTTTGCTCAAGGGTTACCAAGAAGAAGTTGATAATCTTACTAAGAGAGCGAAATTTGGAGAAAATGCTTTTCTCAATATCTATCAGAAACTTTATGAGGCTCCAGATCCTTATCCAGCTCTTGCCTCAATTGCT GAGCAAGATCTGAAACTCTCTGAACTAGAATCCGAGAACAGGAAGATGAAAGTTGAGCTAGAGGAATTCAGGACAGAAGCAACTCATTTAAAGAATCAGCAGGCAACAATAAGGAGACTTGAGGAACGCAACCGTCAGTTAGAGCAGCAG ATGGAGGAAAAAGTGAAAGAAATAGTGGACATCAAGCAACGGAGTTTGGCTGAAGAGAACCAGAAAACACTAGAAGCTTTGAAAGAAAG GGAGCAATCATTGCAAGATCAATTGCGCCATGCCAAAGATAGTGTTTCCAATATGCAGAAATTGCATGAACTTGCACAAAGCAAGTTGTTTGAACTTCGTGCTCAATCAG ATGAAGATGGGGCGGCAAAGCAATCAGAAGTCAATCTATTGATGGATGAAGTGGAAAGGGCTCAGACAAGGCTTCTTACTCTTGAGAGAGAAAAG GGACTTTTGCGCTCTCAATTACAAACAGCAAATGAAGAtactacaaacaagaaaag TGATAATGTAGATTCTAGTAGTATTCTTGAGACTTCTTTGAGTGCCAAAGAGAAGATCATCTCTGAACTGAACATGGAACTCCACAATATTGAAACAACTCTATCAAATGAGCGGGAACAACATTTGAATGAGATGAAAAAGTTGAATTCATTGCTCAAGGAAAAG GATGTTGCTCTTGATGAGATGAAGAAAGAACTACAAGCTAGGCCAACCACAAAAATAGTTGATGATTTgcgtaaaaaggtgaaaattttgCAG GCAGTGGGTTATAATTCTATCGAGGCTGAAGATTGGGAAGTAGCTACTAGCGGGGAAGAAATGAGCAAAATGGAGTCTCTTCTTCTTGATAAAAACCGGAAAATGGAGCATGAATTTACACAATTGAAG ATTAAACTCTCTGAGAAAACGTCTTCACTAGGAGCAGCTGAAGGCAAGATATCAGAGCTCACATCAAAGGttaatgaacaacaaaaactgGTACAAAAGCTGGAAGATGATATATTGAAG GGTTATAATTCCAAAGAGCGAAAAGGCGGTCTATTCAATGATTGGGATCTTTCAGAGGCTGGGGGGACTGAGCTATCTGAG AATGCAGATCCGAAACATGTTTCAGCAGATCAAGATCAAAGCTCAATGCTTAAGGTGATATGCAATCAGAGAGATCGATTTAGAACACGTTTGCGAGAGACAGAAGAG GAAATAAGGCAGCTGAAGGAAAAGATTGGGGCTCTGACAGTGGAACTGGAAAAAACCAAAGCTGATAATGTTAAACTGTATGGAAAGATTCGATATGTCCAGGATTATAATCTCGATAAAGTAGTTTCTAGAGGATCAAAAAAG CATTCAGAAGATTTGGAGAGTGGGTTTTCCTCAGATGTTGAGTCTAAGtataagaaaatatatgaaGATGACATAAATCCATTTGCAGCATTCTCGAAGAAG GAAAGGGATCTTCGGTACAAGGAATTGGGGTTCAGGGATAAAATTACGCTCAACAGTGGGCGTTTCCTCCTTGGCAACAA GTATGCTCGGACTTTTGCATTTTTCTACACCATTGGCTTACATCTCCTGGTGTTCACCCTTCTCTACCGAATGTCAGCTCTGAGTCATCTTAG CAATGGGCTGGATGAATCCCTTGTTGCAGACAACGTGAATCTCCCTCGTGCAGTTTAA
- the LOC119987229 gene encoding protein ASPARTIC PROTEASE IN GUARD CELL 1-like has product MAVARSLSVLSLILSLVNVTLARSLYSTTVLDVASSLQQARDILSFDPQQTLESSTQQFTKPPLFSNSSSLSLTLHSRDIIYKTHAEDYKSLVLTRLERDSARVDSLNTKLNLALNTINKHDLKPVEVEIQPEDLSTPVVSGSSQGSGEYFTRVGVGSPAKNFYMVLDTGSDVNWLQCQPCSDCYQQTDPIFNPAASTSYSTLTCNSPQCRSLEMSGCRSDRCLYQVSYGDGSYTMGELVTETVSFGNSGAMNKISLGCGHDNEGLFVASAGLLGLGGGKLSLTSQIKANSFSYCLVDRDSSRSSTLEFNSAQLRDSVTAPLMRNSKIATFYYVQVIGMNVGGKPVSIPPEIFQMDDSGSGGIIVDCGTAITRLQTEAYNSLRDSFTKLTGNLRRTNPVALFDTCYDMSSLSSVRVPKVSFRFAGGKTLDLPAKNYLIPVDSSGTYCFAFAPTSSPMSIIGNVQQQGIRVRFDLANNRVGFSPNNC; this is encoded by the coding sequence ATGGCTGTCGCCAGGTCTCTTTCCGTACTGTCTCTGATTCTCTCTCTCGTCAATGTCACTCTCGCTCGTTCTCTCTACTCCACAACAGTACTCGACGTCGCCTCTTCACTCCAACAAGCCCGAGACATTCTCTCCTTCGACCCACAACAAACACTCGAATCCTCCACTCAGCAATTCACCAAGCCACCCTTGTTTTCCAACTCTTCTTCATTATCTCTTACCCTCCACTCACGAGATATCATCTACAAGACGCATGCGGAGGACTACAAGAGCTTAGTTCTCACTCGACTCGAGCGCGACTCAGCTCGAGTCGACTCACTCAACACAAAGCTCAATCTCGCTTTGAACACCATCAACAAGCACGACCTCAAGCCGGTGGAAGTCGAAATCCAACCGGAGGATTTGTCAACGCCAGTCGTCTCCGGATCGAGCCAAGGCAGTGGAGAGTACTTCACTCGGGTCGGAGTCGGGAGCCCCGCCAAGAATTTCTACATGGTTCTGGATACGGGCAGCGACGTAAATTGGCTCCAGTGCCAACCATGCTCCGACTGCTATCAGCAAACCGACCCGATCTTCAACCCAGCAGCGTCGACTTCCTACAGTACACTGACTTGCAACTCTCCACAGTGCAGATCTCTAGAGATGTCTGGTTGCCGAAGCGACAGATGCCTCTACCAAGTGTCGTACGGCGACGGATCGTACACTATGGGCGAACTCGTGACCGAAACAGTGTCCTTTGGCAACTCCGGTGCTATGAACAAAATCTCATTAGGGTGCGGGCACGACAACGAAGGGCTTTTTGTGGCCTCGGCCGGGTTGCTTGGACTCGGCGGTGGAAAGCTCTCACTCACTTCGCAAATCAAAGCCAACTCGTTTTCTTACTGCCTGGTGGATCGTGACTCGTCCAGGTCTTCTACTCTGGAGTTCAACTCGGCGCAACTCAGAGACTCGGTGACCGCTCCATTAATGAGAAATAGCAAGATCGCTACGTTCTACTACGTTCAGGTAATCGGAATGAACGTCGGCGGGAAGCCGGTATCGATCCCGCCAGAGATTTTCCAGATGGACGACTCCGGTAGCGGCGGAATCATCGTGGACTGTGGAACCGCGATAACTCGGTTGCAGACTGAAGCTTACAACTCGCTTCGCGACTCGTTCACAAAGCTCACTGGGAACCTGCGTCGGACGAATCCCGTGGCATTGTTTGACACCTGTTACGATATGTCGTCCTTATCCAGTGTGAGGGTCCCGAAGGTGTCGTTTCGCTTCGCTGGTGGCAAGACTCTTGACTTACCGGCGAAGAACTACCTGATTCCAGTGGACTCAAGTGGGACGTACTGTTTCGCTTTCGCCCCAACGTCGTCGCCCATGTCAATCATCGGGAATGTGCAGCAGCAAGGGATCCGGGTCCGCTTTGATTTGGCTAATAATCGGGTCGGGTTCTCACCCAATAATTGTTGA
- the LOC119986995 gene encoding cytochrome P450 CYP736A12-like has product MPCPLAYAHMSPSVLASTAILLGCLWLYAYYKSNHDHGKLPPGPRALPFLGSLHMLGNLPHLTLAKLAQKYGPLMSIKLGSATAIVISSPDYAELFLKTHDPVFASRPDAEAAMYLSYGGKGMALTPYGSNWRNARKLCHTNLLCASKVESSTQIRREELEMFVGSVRKSAMAQEVVDLTEKVRELIENMIFRMLFGHKIDYHRFDVKMLIEEASFFAGAFNISDFMPYLGALDLQGMKQRMGAFSKAMDEFLEKIISDHEQDPQRDQNQHGSSFIDVLLSSMNKPLMNPNDRKQSEYIIDRDSIKAIIIDMFIGGYDSTATSIMWAISELFMHPRVMKCLQQELQNVVGTKRMVEETDLPKLTYLDMVLNESFRLHPSAPLLSPREAMEDIKINKYYIPKKSRIVLNTWAIGRDVSAWSSNVNEFLPERFMEDNVDVRGRDFRVLPFGSGRRGCPAINLGLTITRLVVAQLMHCFNWELPEGMSPSDLDLSEKCRLSFPRVARVHAVPTSYRIMCE; this is encoded by the exons ATGCCTTGCCCTCTTGCATATGCCCATATGTCTCCTTCTGTGTTAGCCAGTACTGCCATTCTCCTAGGATGTTTATGGCTATATGCATATTACAAGTCCAACCATGATCACGGCAAACTGCCGCCCGGTCCTCGAGCTCTGCCGTTCCTAGGCAGCCTCCACATGTTAGGGAACCTACCACACTTGACCCTGGCAAAATTAGCCCAAAAATATGGCCCCTTGATGTCAATAAAGCTAGGCTCTGCTACAGCCATTGTTATCTCATCACCTGACTATGCTGAGCTATTTCTTAAGACCCACGACCCTGTTTTCGCTTCCCGGCCGGACGCCGAAGCTGCTATGTACTTATCCTATGGTGGCAAGGGCATGGCCTTGACCCCATATGGTTCAAATTGGCGTAACGCTAGGAAATTGTGTCACACTAACCTTCTTTGTGCGTCAAAAGTAGAATCCTCTACACAAATAAGGAGAGAAGAGcttgaaatgtttgtgggtTCAGTTAGAAAATCAGCAATGGCGCAAGAGGTGGTGGACTTGACTGAAAAAGTGAGGGAATTGATAGAGAACATGATTTTTAGGATGCTTTTTGGGCATAAAATTGATTATCACAGGTTTGATGTGAAGATGCTCATTGAGGAGGCCTCTTTCTTTGCAGGAGCTTTCAACATATCAGATTTTATGCCTTACTTAGGTGCACTTGATCTTCAG GGTATGAAACAACGTATGGGGGCATTTAGCAAAGCCATGGACGAGTTCCTAGAGAAGATAATAAGTGACCATGAGCAGGATCCTCAAAGAGACCAAAATCAACATGGGAGTAGCTTCATTGATGTTTTGCTTTCCTCAATGAACAAACCTCTCATGAACCCTAATGATCGTAAGCAGTCCGAATATATAATCGATCGAGATAGTATTAAGGCTATCATTATAGACATGTTTATTGGAGGATATGACAGTACAGCCACTTCAATTATGTGGGCAATCTCAGAACTCTTTATGCATCCAAGGGTGATGAAATGTCTTCAACAAGAATTACAAAATGTCGTCGGAACGAAAAGAATGGTGGAGGAGACAGATTTACCAAAACTAACTTATCTTGATATGGTGCTAAATGAAAGCTTCAGACTCCATCCATCTGCACCATTGTTATCGCCCCGCGAAGCAATGGAAGACATCAAGATCAACAAGTACTACATACCGAAGAAATCACGCATCGTGCTGAATACTTGGGCGATCGGAAGAGATGTAAGTGCATGGTCAAGTAATGTGAATGAGTTCTTGCCAGAGAGGTTCATGGAGGACAATGTAGATGTGAGGGGACGCGATTTCCGGGTTCTCCCATTTGGTTCGGGACGAAGAGGGTGCCCAGCAATAAATCTAGGGTTAACCATCACCAGACTTGTTGTGGCACAACTTATGCATTGCTTCAATTGGGAGCTCCCAGAAGGGATGTCACCAAGTGACTTGGACTTGAGTGAAAAATGTCGCCTCTCGTTCCCTAGAGTGGCTCGCGTGCATGCTGTTCCTACCTCTTATCGCATTATGTGCGAGTAA